A stretch of Vicinamibacterales bacterium DNA encodes these proteins:
- a CDS encoding acyl-CoA desaturase, which translates to MNGTRDGLVVLKGRALRMWRSVLTAVVLIPILGTITASVTIIRWGIEPRHVWLAAGLYLITALGVTAGYHRLFAHNSFATSTPTRLLLGVAGSMAVQGPILGWVADHRLHHQHSDGPGDLHSPAFGRQPGLRGFCASLAHAQCGWFFTGWRASGRYANDLYRDSVIRFVDRNYVWWIGLSLASPGLIDWLIARDPFAAGQAVLVAGFSRIFALQHVTWAVNSVGHSFGRRSFETVDHSRNNAVLGVLALGEGWHNNHHAVPHSARHGMTAWQLDVTWLLIRALEALGLAWDVQRPRTQQ; encoded by the coding sequence ATGAACGGAACCAGGGACGGCCTGGTCGTCCTCAAGGGGCGCGCGCTCCGAATGTGGCGTTCGGTCCTCACGGCGGTCGTGCTCATTCCGATTCTGGGCACCATCACCGCCAGCGTCACCATCATCCGCTGGGGGATCGAGCCGCGACATGTGTGGTTGGCGGCCGGCCTGTACCTCATCACGGCGCTCGGCGTCACTGCCGGCTATCACCGCCTGTTCGCGCACAACAGCTTCGCCACCAGCACCCCGACACGGCTGCTGCTAGGTGTCGCCGGGTCGATGGCAGTGCAGGGACCCATACTCGGATGGGTGGCCGATCATCGGCTCCACCACCAGCACAGCGACGGTCCCGGCGACCTGCACAGCCCCGCGTTTGGCCGGCAACCGGGGCTCCGGGGTTTCTGTGCCTCGCTGGCCCACGCACAGTGTGGGTGGTTCTTCACTGGCTGGCGAGCCAGTGGGCGCTATGCCAACGACTTGTATCGCGACTCAGTCATCCGCTTCGTTGACCGCAACTACGTATGGTGGATCGGCTTGTCGCTTGCCAGTCCCGGGTTGATCGATTGGCTGATTGCGCGCGACCCGTTCGCCGCAGGACAAGCCGTACTGGTGGCCGGCTTCTCCCGGATCTTCGCGCTGCAGCACGTCACATGGGCCGTGAACTCCGTCGGCCACTCCTTCGGCCGGCGTTCGTTCGAGACCGTGGACCACAGTCGCAACAACGCCGTGTTGGGAGTGCTCGCTCTCGGCGAGGGCTGGCACAATAATCATCATGCGGTGCCGCACTCCGCCAGGCACGGCATGACGGCGTGGCAGCTTGACGTTACGTGGCTGCTGATTCGAGCCCTCGAAGCGCTTGGGCTCGCATGGGACGTGCAACGGCCACGGACGCAGCAATGA
- a CDS encoding ABC transporter permease: MWKRLHALIRGGDLDRGLNAEVRFHIEMETDKNIAMGMSPDDARTRALRSFGPMEKHKEDAREARGVSWIETLLADLRYGARALVKRPGYATLAIVTLGLGIGANTAIFSVINGVLLKPLPYEHGDRLVVVQQSAPLAGQRQTGVAVAEYFDYRARAASVFDGLVEYHQMNFDLVNRGEPDAVDTGVVSANFFDLLGIKPVLGRTFEPADDVPGAEAVLVLSHTYWRTKFGGDPTIVGQVFEMNDRPHRVIGVLPNVPHYPQENDVYMPVLACPFRAAAEQNIARNRRAFSALNVFGRLRPGVTAEQAASTVGAICHTFTQDHPAAYRAATSGFQATTMPVREALTGGAREMLMILLGITGLILLIACANVANLTLARMLGRDRELAMRAALGAGRGRLVRQLLTESTLLSIAGGIVGMAFAWATVGMLTTFVGRFTARTGEITIDAWVLAFTLGVSVVTGVLFGTLPALGTRIDLVSALKQGGNQAGDASGRRRMQGALIVAQVAVSVVLLVGAGLLVASFYRLQKVETGYRSEGVLSAQVYGNFSRYGTVNALRRLYLPMIERLETQPGVVSVAVTNAVPLAGARPSTTRFDIEGRVTDDPERRPTTDIRVASDNYFDTIGIPLASGRVFNALDLEETLPVAVINRSMAKYWEGTDPVGSRVSTNRGQTWYTVVGVVGDVKQFGLATETVAQVYIPLTQTPQGFAGQVLVRTAGDPSRFGQLLRDTVHAVDPNQPVEAVQTLDDLRSEALAAPRLTATLLLVFAGLALLVTLAGIGGVIATSVTQRTREFGVRMALGASRESVLTMVLRQGLTLVVTGLVLGIGGALAAGRILSSYLYQTAPRDPLIFGAVAVVFVLAGVLACLIPARRATTVDPLIALRAE; encoded by the coding sequence ATGTGGAAACGGCTGCACGCGCTGATTCGCGGAGGTGACCTCGATCGCGGGCTCAACGCCGAGGTGCGGTTTCACATCGAGATGGAAACCGACAAGAACATCGCGATGGGCATGAGCCCCGACGACGCGCGCACCCGCGCACTCAGGAGTTTCGGGCCAATGGAAAAGCACAAGGAAGACGCCCGCGAGGCGCGCGGCGTGAGCTGGATCGAAACCCTGCTCGCCGACCTGCGCTACGGCGCGCGGGCGCTGGTCAAGCGGCCCGGCTACGCCACGCTCGCCATCGTCACGCTCGGCCTCGGCATCGGCGCCAACACCGCCATCTTCAGCGTGATCAACGGCGTGCTGCTCAAGCCGCTTCCCTACGAGCACGGCGACCGCCTGGTGGTGGTGCAACAGTCGGCGCCACTCGCCGGCCAGCGCCAGACCGGCGTGGCGGTGGCGGAGTACTTCGACTACCGCGCCCGCGCCGCCAGCGTCTTCGACGGCCTGGTCGAGTACCACCAGATGAACTTCGACCTGGTCAACCGCGGCGAGCCCGACGCCGTCGATACCGGAGTGGTCTCCGCCAACTTCTTCGACCTGCTCGGCATCAAGCCCGTCCTCGGCCGCACCTTCGAGCCGGCCGACGATGTGCCGGGCGCGGAGGCGGTGCTGGTGCTCAGCCACACCTACTGGCGCACCAAGTTCGGCGGCGACCCCACGATTGTGGGCCAGGTGTTCGAGATGAACGACCGGCCGCACCGCGTCATCGGCGTGCTGCCCAACGTGCCGCACTACCCGCAGGAGAACGACGTCTACATGCCCGTGCTGGCGTGCCCGTTTCGCGCCGCCGCCGAGCAGAACATCGCGCGGAACCGGCGCGCGTTCAGCGCCTTGAACGTGTTCGGCCGCCTCCGGCCCGGCGTCACCGCCGAACAGGCGGCCAGCACCGTCGGTGCCATCTGCCACACCTTCACGCAGGACCACCCGGCGGCGTATCGCGCCGCCACTTCGGGCTTCCAGGCGACCACGATGCCCGTGCGCGAGGCGCTGACGGGCGGCGCCCGCGAGATGTTGATGATCCTGCTCGGCATCACCGGCCTGATTCTCCTGATCGCCTGCGCCAACGTCGCCAACCTCACGCTGGCACGCATGCTCGGCCGCGATCGCGAGTTGGCGATGCGCGCCGCCCTGGGTGCCGGCCGCGGCCGCCTCGTGCGCCAGTTGCTCACCGAAAGCACCCTGCTCTCGATCGCCGGCGGCATCGTCGGGATGGCCTTTGCGTGGGCCACGGTCGGCATGCTGACGACGTTTGTCGGCCGCTTCACCGCGCGAACCGGCGAGATCACCATTGATGCGTGGGTGCTCGCGTTCACCCTCGGCGTGTCGGTGGTGACCGGTGTGTTGTTCGGCACGCTGCCGGCGCTCGGCACGCGCATCGACCTGGTGTCGGCGCTCAAGCAGGGCGGCAACCAGGCCGGCGACGCGTCGGGCCGCCGGCGCATGCAGGGCGCCCTGATCGTGGCGCAGGTCGCGGTGTCGGTGGTCCTGCTGGTCGGCGCGGGCCTGCTGGTGGCCAGCTTCTACCGATTACAGAAGGTCGAGACCGGCTACCGGTCCGAGGGCGTGTTGTCGGCGCAGGTCTACGGCAACTTCTCGCGCTACGGCACCGTCAACGCGCTGCGACGCCTGTATCTGCCGATGATCGAGCGGCTCGAGACGCAGCCTGGTGTCGTGTCGGTCGCGGTCACCAACGCCGTGCCGCTGGCGGGCGCGCGACCCTCCACCACCCGGTTCGACATCGAGGGCCGCGTCACCGACGATCCGGAGCGCCGTCCGACCACCGACATTCGCGTGGCCAGCGACAACTACTTCGACACGATCGGCATCCCACTGGCGAGCGGACGCGTGTTCAACGCGCTCGACCTGGAGGAGACCCTGCCGGTCGCGGTGATCAATCGTTCGATGGCGAAGTACTGGGAAGGCACCGATCCGGTCGGCTCGCGCGTCTCGACCAACCGCGGCCAAACCTGGTACACCGTCGTTGGCGTGGTCGGCGACGTGAAGCAGTTCGGCCTGGCCACCGAAACCGTGGCCCAGGTCTACATCCCGCTCACACAGACGCCGCAAGGCTTCGCGGGACAGGTGCTCGTGCGCACCGCCGGCGATCCGTCCAGGTTCGGCCAACTGTTGCGCGACACGGTCCACGCCGTGGATCCCAATCAGCCCGTCGAAGCGGTGCAGACCCTCGACGATCTTCGCTCCGAGGCGCTGGCGGCGCCGCGCCTCACCGCGACGTTGCTCCTCGTGTTCGCCGGACTGGCCCTGCTCGTGACGCTGGCCGGCATCGGCGGCGTGATCGCCACGTCGGTGACGCAACGCACGCGCGAGTTCGGCGTGCGCATGGCGCTGGGCGCCAGCCGCGAGAGCGTGCTGACCATGGTGCTGCGGCAGGGGCTGACGCTGGTCGTGACGGGGTTGGTGCTCGGGATTGGCGGGGCGCTGGCGGCGGGGCGCATCCTGTCGTCGTATCTCTACCAGACGGCGCCGCGTGATCCGCTGATCTTCGGGGCGGTGGCCGTGGTGTTCGTGCTGGCGGGCGTGCTGGCGTGCCTGATTCCGGCACGCCGGGCGACGACGGTGGATCCGCTCATCGCCCTGCGAGCGGAATGA
- a CDS encoding iron-containing redox enzyme family protein produces MNGRAPDNPPDVAAATLACLRTSIDALLVEIKAMDEWRQLTEPSADPQRVRAILREVYREVALYQPDVIEATIAVIGQFPRSLAAKQVRTMLIHQSEEWDHGEMAARDFVAMGGDEREVRGQLMTHTAFATAAFWRMLAHKRLPFAYLGALYLFEGLTPIVTGLLKGSLSSQGYTPDGMEYVEFHATEDIKHAKVVDHLILQTVRQYPHCADEIIFGFKAFRHVYPLPGWKDAVKRAGESR; encoded by the coding sequence ATGAACGGAAGAGCCCCCGACAATCCACCCGATGTCGCCGCGGCGACACTGGCCTGTCTCAGGACATCAATCGACGCGCTGCTGGTCGAAATCAAGGCGATGGACGAGTGGCGACAGTTGACAGAGCCCTCGGCCGACCCGCAGCGCGTGCGCGCGATCTTGCGCGAGGTCTACCGCGAGGTTGCGCTGTATCAGCCCGATGTGATTGAGGCAACCATCGCGGTGATCGGGCAGTTCCCGCGCTCCCTCGCCGCCAAGCAGGTGCGTACCATGCTGATCCACCAGTCTGAGGAGTGGGATCACGGCGAGATGGCAGCTCGCGACTTCGTGGCGATGGGTGGCGACGAGCGTGAGGTTCGCGGCCAGTTGATGACTCACACGGCGTTCGCGACGGCGGCGTTTTGGCGAATGTTGGCGCACAAGCGATTACCGTTTGCCTATCTCGGTGCGCTGTACCTGTTTGAGGGCCTGACGCCGATCGTGACCGGACTGCTGAAAGGGTCGCTGTCCAGCCAGGGCTACACGCCCGATGGCATGGAGTACGTCGAGTTCCACGCTACCGAGGACATCAAGCACGCGAAGGTCGTCGACCACCTCATTCTGCAGACCGTCCGGCAGTACCCGCATTGCGCCGACGAAATCATCTTTGGCTTCAAGGCGTTTCGGCACGTCTACCCGTTGCCTGGCTGGAAGGACGCCGTCAAGCGGGCAGGTGAGTCGAGATGA
- a CDS encoding pyridoxal phosphate-dependent aminotransferase family protein, producing the protein MTTDAPALPDCLDSGLFDYRDPKGGHLTDRCQPFAAWVDASRREGLFPFIRHHSHSPDTHSEVVDFGGHRYSGINLASQDYLGLARHPDVIAAARAACEAHGTHSAGSEPMGGGLADGQLLERELADFLQVPHVVLFPTGWGAGYGAIKALVRPYDHIVIDALAHDCLQHGARATGATVTPFAHNDVASLDKRLRRIRNQTIAGAILVVTESLFSMDSDHPDFTALVAVCREHEAQILVDVAHDLGAMGPGGRGVLAEAGVVNDIDVVIGSFSKSFGCLGGFVATRSQAASYYVRGFSGTYTFSNYLMPAQVAAVRTALRIIGSEEGEGLRRQTMRKSQVLRAALAAEGFEVMGRPSPIVLPRIGSEGTARLAQRECLRRGVIVNSIEFPACRKGEARFRLQMSPRHQDEMLPTVAAVVRRSVDDALLQRR; encoded by the coding sequence ATGACCACGGACGCCCCAGCGTTACCGGATTGCCTGGACAGCGGTCTCTTTGACTATCGCGATCCCAAGGGCGGGCACCTCACCGATCGGTGTCAGCCGTTTGCCGCCTGGGTTGACGCGTCGCGCCGGGAGGGCCTGTTCCCCTTCATTCGCCACCACAGCCACTCCCCTGACACGCACAGCGAGGTGGTTGATTTCGGGGGGCACCGCTACTCCGGGATCAACCTGGCTTCGCAAGACTATCTGGGGCTGGCGCGGCATCCTGACGTCATCGCCGCCGCCCGCGCGGCGTGCGAGGCGCACGGGACCCACAGCGCAGGCTCCGAGCCGATGGGCGGAGGGCTCGCGGATGGACAACTGCTTGAGCGGGAGCTGGCTGACTTCCTTCAGGTTCCTCACGTGGTGCTGTTTCCCACCGGTTGGGGGGCGGGATATGGCGCCATCAAGGCGCTCGTCCGCCCTTACGATCACATCGTCATCGATGCGCTCGCCCACGACTGCCTTCAGCACGGTGCCCGGGCGACCGGCGCCACGGTGACGCCGTTTGCGCATAACGACGTCGCCAGCCTCGACAAGCGCCTTCGGCGCATCCGCAACCAGACAATTGCCGGCGCGATACTCGTGGTCACCGAGTCGCTGTTCTCGATGGACTCGGACCATCCGGACTTCACCGCTCTCGTTGCGGTATGCCGGGAACACGAGGCACAGATCCTCGTCGACGTCGCCCACGACCTGGGAGCGATGGGGCCTGGTGGCCGTGGCGTTCTCGCCGAGGCCGGAGTAGTCAACGACATCGACGTGGTGATTGGATCGTTCTCGAAATCGTTCGGTTGCCTCGGCGGCTTCGTCGCCACACGATCGCAGGCGGCGTCCTACTACGTGCGGGGATTCAGCGGCACCTACACCTTCTCGAACTACCTGATGCCGGCGCAGGTGGCAGCCGTCCGAACGGCGCTTCGAATCATCGGCTCAGAGGAAGGCGAAGGGCTTCGGCGACAGACGATGCGCAAGTCGCAGGTCTTGCGTGCCGCGCTTGCCGCCGAGGGATTTGAAGTGATGGGCCGCCCCTCGCCGATCGTCCTGCCACGAATTGGCTCGGAAGGAACCGCCAGGCTCGCGCAGCGTGAATGCCTGCGACGGGGCGTCATCGTCAACAGCATCGAGTTCCCGGCCTGCCGAAAGGGCGAAGCGCGTTTCCGCCTGCAGATGTCGCCGCGGCATCAGGATGAGATGCTGCCCACGGTGGCTGCTGTCGTCCGCAGAAGCGTTGACGATGCCTTGCTACAACGGCGCTGA
- a CDS encoding isoprenylcysteine carboxylmethyltransferase family protein, translating into MSAQFPDTLLEWALAVVGGSTLIVFAVALQNFFIQPATVSRAQRLFQDWSVLCGLMHGIALIMLNAATDFWAGIGIAIYSVALALFLAAIEAARRTPMTRTFVYDPPCDTILQTGPYRIIRHPIYLAYSLAWTAAPVATHNLFLAATAVFMIGCYISSAWEEERRLATGRRAAEYATYRARTWRMIPFLF; encoded by the coding sequence GTGTCAGCACAATTCCCCGACACGTTGCTCGAATGGGCCCTCGCGGTGGTCGGTGGCTCCACACTGATCGTCTTCGCGGTGGCGCTCCAGAACTTCTTCATCCAGCCCGCCACGGTGTCGCGCGCGCAACGGCTGTTCCAGGACTGGAGCGTGCTGTGCGGCCTGATGCACGGCATCGCGCTGATCATGCTCAACGCCGCCACCGACTTCTGGGCCGGCATCGGCATTGCCATCTACTCGGTGGCGCTGGCGCTGTTCCTGGCCGCCATTGAGGCGGCGCGCCGCACGCCGATGACCCGCACCTTCGTCTACGACCCGCCCTGCGACACCATCCTGCAGACCGGGCCGTACCGGATCATCCGCCACCCCATCTACCTCGCCTACTCGCTGGCGTGGACCGCCGCGCCGGTGGCCACGCACAACCTGTTTCTCGCCGCGACCGCGGTGTTCATGATCGGCTGCTACATCTCCTCGGCCTGGGAAGAGGAGCGCCGGCTGGCGACGGGCCGCCGCGCCGCCGAATACGCGACCTACCGCGCCAGGACGTGGCGCATGATCCCGTTCCTCTTCTGA
- a CDS encoding isoprenylcysteine carboxylmethyltransferase family protein, with protein sequence MRVLPQSPLDWVLLAVAAATAVIIAVSLQDFFLDSRTNNPKIRALQDVGVGFAVIHFFGLLLVGSKGPAWAGAAIVMYVLATLLFLAALESARRVHLPRTLVDDPLPKALITTGPFALVRHPFYIAYSLAWLAAPVATHGPMITVCGVLAVAVYVVAARREERQLEAQFGDGYRAYRDRTGRVVPSLLGLMRASR encoded by the coding sequence ATGCGCGTCCTGCCGCAGTCACCCCTCGATTGGGTGCTCCTCGCCGTTGCCGCCGCCACGGCGGTCATCATCGCGGTGTCGCTGCAGGACTTCTTTCTCGACTCCCGCACCAACAACCCGAAGATCCGCGCCCTGCAGGATGTCGGCGTCGGCTTCGCGGTGATCCACTTCTTTGGCCTTCTCCTGGTCGGGTCGAAAGGGCCGGCGTGGGCGGGCGCCGCCATCGTGATGTACGTGCTGGCCACGCTCCTCTTTCTCGCCGCGCTCGAGTCGGCGCGGCGCGTGCACCTGCCACGCACGCTCGTGGACGACCCCCTGCCGAAGGCGCTCATCACCACCGGACCGTTCGCGCTGGTGCGGCACCCGTTCTACATCGCCTACTCGCTGGCGTGGCTGGCGGCTCCCGTCGCCACGCACGGGCCGATGATCACCGTCTGCGGCGTGCTCGCCGTCGCCGTCTACGTGGTGGCCGCGCGCCGCGAAGAGCGCCAGCTCGAAGCGCAATTCGGCGATGGCTACCGCGCATATCGCGATCGCACCGGGAGGGTGGTGCCGTCCCTGTTGGGGCTGATGCGCGCCAGCCGCTGA
- a CDS encoding dipeptidase: protein MYRYVSFLALIAAAFVTVGSQASAQGDVAARARALHKQALLIDGHNDYPWALRDLDPGRDLGKADISRPVPALMTDIPRLRQGGVGGQFWSVYTPSTMQGKEAVRVTLDEIDTVHRMTTRWPETFELAGTAADVERAFKAGRIAAMIGMEGGHSIDNSLATLRMFYALGARYMTLTHSANLPWADASTDTAVLGGLSKFGEEVVREMNRLGMLVDLSHVSPGTMEDALRVSEAPVIFSHSSAKAICNVPRNVPDNVLQLTAKNGGVVMVTFVPGFISQAVADHDAKKAEGPAPRATISQVADHIDHIRKVAGIDHIGLGGDFDGITAVVSGLEDVSKYPDLTAELMKRGYTDGDIRKILGLNILRVMKQAEKVAAGLQKTRQPSTATIEQLDGK, encoded by the coding sequence ATGTATCGATATGTTTCGTTTCTCGCTCTCATTGCGGCCGCCTTCGTAACGGTCGGCAGCCAGGCCTCGGCGCAAGGCGACGTCGCGGCGCGGGCCCGGGCGCTTCACAAGCAGGCCCTGCTCATCGACGGGCACAACGATTACCCGTGGGCCCTGCGCGACCTCGATCCCGGGCGCGACTTGGGCAAGGCCGACATCTCCCGGCCGGTGCCGGCGTTGATGACCGACATCCCCCGCTTGCGCCAGGGCGGCGTCGGCGGGCAGTTCTGGTCGGTGTATACGCCGTCCACCATGCAGGGCAAGGAAGCCGTGCGCGTCACGCTCGACGAGATCGACACCGTGCATCGCATGACCACGCGCTGGCCCGAGACGTTCGAGCTGGCCGGCACCGCCGCCGACGTCGAGCGTGCGTTCAAGGCCGGCCGCATCGCCGCGATGATCGGCATGGAGGGCGGGCATTCCATCGACAACTCGCTGGCCACGCTGCGCATGTTCTACGCCCTCGGCGCGCGCTACATGACCCTCACCCACTCCGCCAACCTGCCGTGGGCCGACGCCAGCACCGACACCGCCGTGCTCGGCGGCCTGTCGAAGTTCGGCGAGGAGGTGGTCCGCGAGATGAACCGGCTCGGCATGCTGGTGGACCTCAGCCACGTCTCGCCGGGAACCATGGAAGACGCGCTGCGGGTCAGCGAAGCGCCAGTGATCTTTTCGCACTCGTCGGCGAAGGCCATCTGCAACGTGCCGAGAAACGTCCCCGACAACGTGCTGCAGCTCACCGCGAAGAACGGCGGCGTGGTGATGGTGACGTTTGTGCCCGGCTTCATCTCACAGGCGGTGGCCGACCACGACGCGAAGAAGGCTGAAGGGCCGGCGCCAAGGGCGACGATTTCGCAGGTCGCCGATCACATCGACCACATCCGCAAGGTCGCGGGCATCGACCACATCGGCCTGGGGGGAGACTTCGACGGCATCACGGCGGTGGTGTCCGGGCTCGAAGACGTCTCGAAGTACCCCGACCTCACCGCGGAACTGATGAAGCGCGGCTACACGGACGGGGACATCAGGAAGATCCTGGGCCTGAACATCCTGCGCGTGATGAAACAGGCCGAGAAGGTCGCGGCCGGGTTGCAGAAGACGCGCCAGCCGTCAACGGCGACCATCGAACAGCTCGACGGCAAGTAG
- a CDS encoding PadR family transcriptional regulator, whose amino-acid sequence MAKLDLLQGTLDLLILKTLALGPQHGWGIAQRILQISDHVLRVNQGSLYPALQRLETAGWLDAEWGASDNNRQARFYHLTRKGERQLKDETRQWERMTGAVGKILASEA is encoded by the coding sequence GTGGCCAAACTCGACCTGCTCCAGGGCACCCTCGACCTGTTGATCCTCAAGACGCTCGCGCTCGGGCCGCAGCACGGCTGGGGCATCGCGCAGCGCATCCTGCAGATCTCCGACCACGTCCTGCGCGTCAACCAGGGCTCGCTCTACCCGGCGCTGCAGCGGCTCGAAACCGCCGGCTGGCTCGACGCGGAATGGGGCGCCTCCGACAACAACCGCCAGGCCAGGTTCTACCACCTCACGCGCAAGGGCGAACGCCAGTTGAAGGACGAGACGCGCCAGTGGGAACGCATGACCGGCGCGGTGGGGAAGATACTGGCCAGTGAAGCGTAG
- a CDS encoding thiamine pyrophosphate-dependent enzyme, with amino-acid sequence MSRTVDASKLSGLASRFGAFVAERHPFALTIALEAFESAGVGAIKSRDAVKLDAVRTPFRRALAKALYDQVAAPEGIAETTPGTSAVKRFEQARAEVVDACDGFLRRAAIEASLTKAERKEILKGMCLTRSVDNRLKQFFMGGEVRWGDMAFQGKGFRSLGQEAIYAGAVRLHRGAAYRKADGTWGGDVLAPVIRDLGMTLAMRHDQEAVGMVLRAQMGKSGPPMDGKDLHTGDFEWGVLPAAAPLAVGSLSMAGMAMAFSLEKSDRVALAFIGEGGSSLGEWHEAINVCAAARLPAIFCLQNNQTALSTPVRENSAVRVFADKAAGYGIQGITIDGTDPDEVASAFTWAAERARAGDGPTLIEVVAMRMCGHAHHDDMLYLGKDQPPSWDYHQLHETGYANRELYEYWSKRDPIPMYARRLEAEGVIKAGDLDVMKKWADELVDGQAQLVIDAPWPRPEMAGAGVFHDEAPRERVEVLEPERRLTLPIHAELPPLEPGLPFDKKGNTFLEAVMLGVGDALRSDPRVFVYGEDVGGHYGNAFLLLRPLLKEFGDRIHNSPLAEGAVLGVCVGAALAGQRPIGEMQFNDFVATGFNQLVNNAAKIRYRWGGSVPMVVRMPWGGLRHAGPYHSQNTEPWFYRTPGLKIVVPSTPEDARALMAAAVADPDPVLFYEHIALYRDPRVKQNLPEAVPEVRIGKAALRRAGSDLAMISYGAYVHHCMRVAEKLSAEGIEASVLDLRSLAPLDKDAILAVTRHCNRVLIVHEDSRTGGIGESLAAIIQEEAFEALDAPIRILGALDTPVPYSPPLEEVFLVSEAEIQAAAKLLVSY; translated from the coding sequence ATGTCCCGCACGGTCGATGCCTCGAAGCTGTCCGGCCTGGCCAGCCGCTTTGGCGCGTTTGTCGCCGAACGCCATCCGTTTGCCCTCACGATTGCGCTCGAGGCGTTCGAGAGTGCGGGAGTTGGCGCCATCAAGAGCCGCGACGCGGTGAAGCTGGACGCGGTGCGCACGCCGTTCCGCCGCGCGCTGGCCAAGGCGCTTTACGACCAGGTGGCGGCCCCCGAAGGCATTGCCGAAACGACGCCCGGCACCTCCGCCGTCAAGCGGTTCGAACAGGCGCGCGCGGAAGTGGTAGATGCCTGCGACGGGTTCCTGCGGCGCGCCGCCATCGAAGCGTCACTGACCAAGGCCGAGCGCAAGGAGATCCTCAAGGGCATGTGCCTCACGCGCAGCGTCGACAACCGGCTGAAGCAGTTCTTCATGGGCGGCGAGGTCCGCTGGGGCGACATGGCGTTCCAGGGCAAGGGCTTCCGATCGCTGGGGCAGGAAGCGATCTACGCCGGCGCCGTCCGCCTGCATCGTGGCGCCGCGTATCGCAAGGCCGACGGCACCTGGGGCGGCGACGTGCTGGCCCCGGTGATTCGCGACCTCGGCATGACGCTGGCCATGCGTCACGACCAAGAGGCCGTGGGCATGGTGCTGCGCGCGCAGATGGGGAAGTCCGGTCCGCCGATGGACGGCAAGGACCTGCACACCGGCGACTTCGAGTGGGGCGTGCTGCCCGCGGCCGCGCCGCTGGCCGTGGGCTCGCTCTCCATGGCCGGCATGGCGATGGCGTTTTCGCTCGAGAAGAGCGACCGCGTCGCGCTGGCCTTCATCGGCGAGGGCGGCTCCTCGCTCGGTGAATGGCACGAGGCCATCAACGTCTGCGCCGCCGCCAGGCTGCCGGCGATTTTCTGCCTGCAGAACAACCAGACCGCGCTGTCAACGCCGGTGCGCGAGAACTCCGCGGTCCGCGTGTTCGCCGACAAGGCGGCGGGCTACGGCATCCAGGGCATCACCATCGACGGCACCGATCCGGACGAGGTGGCCTCCGCGTTCACGTGGGCGGCGGAGCGCGCCCGCGCCGGCGACGGTCCCACGCTGATTGAAGTCGTGGCCATGCGCATGTGCGGCCATGCCCACCACGACGACATGCTGTATCTCGGCAAGGACCAGCCGCCGTCGTGGGACTATCACCAGCTTCACGAGACCGGCTACGCCAATCGCGAGCTCTACGAGTACTGGTCCAAGCGCGATCCCATCCCGATGTATGCGCGCCGGCTCGAGGCCGAGGGCGTGATCAAGGCCGGCGATCTCGACGTGATGAAGAAGTGGGCCGATGAACTGGTCGACGGGCAGGCCCAACTGGTCATCGACGCGCCGTGGCCGCGGCCCGAGATGGCCGGCGCCGGCGTGTTCCACGACGAAGCGCCGCGCGAGCGGGTCGAGGTGCTCGAGCCGGAGCGCCGCCTCACGCTACCCATCCACGCCGAGCTGCCGCCGCTCGAGCCGGGGTTGCCGTTCGACAAGAAGGGCAACACGTTCCTCGAAGCGGTGATGCTGGGCGTCGGCGACGCGCTCCGGTCGGACCCGCGGGTCTTCGTCTACGGTGAAGACGTCGGCGGACACTACGGCAACGCGTTCCTGCTGTTGCGGCCGTTGCTGAAGGAGTTCGGCGATCGCATCCACAACTCGCCGCTGGCGGAAGGCGCCGTGCTGGGCGTGTGCGTCGGCGCCGCGCTCGCCGGGCAGCGCCCGATCGGCGAGATGCAGTTCAACGACTTCGTCGCGACCGGCTTCAATCAGCTGGTCAACAACGCCGCCAAGATCCGCTATCGCTGGGGCGGCAGCGTGCCCATGGTGGTGCGCATGCCGTGGGGCGGCCTCCGCCATGCCGGCCCGTACCACAGCCAGAACACCGAGCCGTGGTTCTATCGCACGCCCGGGCTCAAGATCGTGGTGCCGTCCACACCCGAGGATGCTCGTGCGTTGATGGCCGCGGCGGTGGCCGATCCGGATCCGGTGCTGTTCTACGAACACATCGCGCTCTACCGCGATCCGCGGGTCAAGCAGAACCTTCCCGAGGCGGTGCCGGAAGTGCGGATTGGCAAGGCCGCGCTGCGGCGCGCCGGTTCTGACCTGGCGATGATTTCCTATGGCGCCTACGTGCACCACTGCATGCGGGTGGCGGAGAAACTGTCGGCCGAGGGCATCGAGGCCTCGGTGCTCGACCTGCGGAGCCTGGCGCCGCTCGACAAGGACGCCATCCTGGCCGTGACCCGCCACTGCAATCGCGTGTTGATCGTGCACGAAGACTCGCGCACCGGCGGCATTGGCGAAAGCCTGGCGGCCATCATCCAGGAAGAGGCCTTCGAGGCGCTGGATGCGCCCATCCGCATCCTCGGCGCGCTCGACACACCGGTGCCGTATTCGCCGCCGCTCGAAGAGGTGTTCCTGGTCAGCGAGGCGGAGATCCAGGCCGCCGCGAAGTTGTTGGTCAGTTATTAG